A genome region from Mercenaria mercenaria strain notata chromosome 11, MADL_Memer_1, whole genome shotgun sequence includes the following:
- the LOC123531470 gene encoding 3-ketoacyl-CoA thiolase B, peroxisomal-like gives MERINVLAKHLSVSDKNRIVQEDTGSSREPPRFPNKPDDVVVVSALRTPIGKSRRGFFKDTHGDDLLSAAFTGVLKSVDIKPDEIGDICIGNVNDGKSSVTARFAQFYSGIPYTVPASSVNRQCGSGLQAFMNIAGGIKNKAYPLGLAGGVEMMTKDKIGKGFEELNSKVMDYEDAKNCLIPMGITSENVAERYGVTRERQDKFSMASHQKAAKATKEGHFKAEIIPVTVQVTDKNGDEKTITVTQDEGIRPNTTMEVLSKLKPAFKQGGSTTAGNSSQTSDGAAAVLVASRAEAERRGLPILGTLRAFAVTGVPPDVMGIGPAAAIPEALKMAGLTIDDIDIYEINEAFASQAVYCVDKLGIPHEKVNPKGGAIAFGHPLGATGARMIATLVHEQKRRGKRSLGVVSMCMGTGMGAAAIFEYQP, from the exons ATGGAGAGAATTAACGTTCTTGCTAAACACCTTTCAGTTTCAGATAAAAATAGGATAGTTCAAGAAGATACAGGCAGCTCCAGAGAACCGCCTAGGTTTCCAAATAAACCTGATGATGTTGTTGTAGTGTCGGCACTCAGAACTCCTATTGGTAAATCGAGGAGGGGATTTTTCAAG GACACACATGGAGATGATTTGCTGTCAGCAGCTTTTACAGGAGTACTCAAGAGTGTTGATATTAAACCAGATGAAATTGGCGATATTTGCATAGGCAATGTGAATGATGGAAAAAGCTCCGTAACAGCAAGATTTGCTCAGTTTTACAG tgGTATACCTTACACAGTTCCTGCATCATCAGTGAACAGACAGTGTGGGTCAGGTCTTCAGGCGTTTATGAATATAGCCGGTGGAATAAAGAACAAAGCATATCCTTTAGGACTGGCTGGAGG TGTGGAGATGATGACCAAAGATAAAATCGGTAAAGGATTTGAGGAGCTCAACTCAAAGGTTATGGATTATGAAGATGCTAAAAATTGCCTTATTCCTATGGG AATTACATCAGAGAATGTTGCAGAAAGATATGGTGTTACACGAGAGCGTCAGGATAAATTCTCCATGGCTTCACATCAAAA GGCTGCTAAGGCAACAAAAGAAGGTCATTTTAAAGCTGAAATCATTCCAGTAACGGTTCAGGTAACAGACAAGAATGGTGATGAGAAGACTATAACA GTAACACAGGATGAAGGAATCAGACCCAACACTACAATGGaagttctttcaaaattgaaGCCAGCTTTTAAACAGGGTGGTTCAACTACTGCAG GTAATTCAAGCCAGACAAGTGACGGTGCTGCAGCAGTGCTGGTTGCCAGTCGCGCTGAAGCAGAAAGACGTGGACTTCCAATTCTTGGTACCTTGCGGGCCTTCGCAGTTACAGGAGTACCTCCAGATGTCATGGGTATCGGACCTGCAGCTGCTATACCAGAGGCTCTGAAAATGGCTG GACTTACAATTGATGATATAgacatttatgaaataaatgaagcATTTGCCAGCCAGGCTGTATACTGTGTTGATAAACTTGGAATACCACATGAAAAAGTGAACCCTAAAGGAGGAGCCATTGCCTTCGGACATCCACTTGGTGCTACAGGGGCCAGAATGATCGCTACCCTGGTACATGAACAAAAGAGACGAGGAAAAAG